A stretch of Megalobrama amblycephala isolate DHTTF-2021 linkage group LG14, ASM1881202v1, whole genome shotgun sequence DNA encodes these proteins:
- the LOC125245874 gene encoding gastrula zinc finger protein XlCGF8.2DB-like, with amino-acid sequence MAFIKEESEDMKIEETFNVKQEDTEEQTDLMLLKEETEVLDEMKEDQYEKHHDFTTGQKFSCSETENSSSRKTETIRYFNCQQCGQSFTKKANLKVHMSVHTGEKPFTCPQCGNSFSQKGSFNRHMRIHTGEKPYMCLLCGKSFTAELNLRCHMNLHTGEKPFKCDQCGKSFGHKVTRNIHMRIHSRENHFTCHQCEMSFTDRKNLKNHVITHTGEKPFMCHHCGKTCINKANLDIHMRVHTGEKPFICLLCGKNFTRKANLEVHMRVHTGEKPFTCLQCKMSFTYQRDLNRHLQTHLVNGLQCSSV; translated from the coding sequence ACTTGATGCTGCTGAAAGAGGAGACTGAAGTACTAGATGAAATGAAGGAAGACCAGTATGAGAAACATCATGATTTCACAACTGGACAAAAATTTAGTTGCTCAGAGACTGAAAATTCATCCTCACGAAAAACAGAAACTATAAGATATTTCAACTGCCAgcagtgtggacagagttttaCTAAAAAAgcaaaccttaaagtccacatgagtgTTCACACTGGTGAGAAGCCTTTtacctgccctcagtgtggaaacagTTTCTCTCAAAAAGGAAGCTTTAACaggcacatgagaattcacactggagagaagccttacatgTGCCTTctgtgtggaaagagcttcacagCAGAACTGAACCTGAGATGTCACATGAAccttcacactggagagaagccattcaaatgtgatcagtgtggaaagagtttcggACATAAAGTAACACGCAATATCCACATGAGGATTCATTCAAGAGAGAACCATTTTACCTGTCATCAGTGTGAAAtgagtttcacagacaggaaaAACCTTAAGAATCATGTAataactcacactggagagaagccattcatgTGCCATCACTGTGGAAAGACTTGTATAAACAAAGCAAATCTTGatattcacatgagagttcacactggagagaagcctttcatcTGCCTTCTGTGTGGAAAGAATTTCACACGCAAGGCAAACCTTGaagttcacatgagagttcacactggagagaagccttttacATGTCTTCAGTGTAAGATGAGTTTCACATATCAAAGAGACCTGAATCGTCATTTGCAAACTCATCTTGTAAATGGATTGCAGTGTTCCTCAGTGTGA